The genomic DNA GTTTCCTGAACATTAAACAtgaataaatttgttattattcaaataaaaaataaattaaatatttggtaTAACTAGATATGAAAAACATACCATTGAGTTAAGATTTTGagttgagaaaatatttttgcaGGAGagttgaaagaaagaaataatttgagtattattagtatttgggattgaaattatatcaaatattttttttttcctctcCTGCGCATGTGACCggtcatttttcttttattattataatcaaaatagtcttatttttttctctctataaaatatgaagaataaataaatatatttgtgatgttatatatttaattatatttataaagtttggGATATAATCAATGTGAAATCGGAATAGTGGACACAAATACTATCCCAGCCAATTCGGGAAAATTGTTCGATTTTCATAAGATCTTCTTAAGTGTTATTCAAAAGATccaataatgtatatatatgggATCTTTTGAGACGATTATAGATCTTGGGAAGGCAATTTTAATGGGTCATTACTGAATAAGATAAGTATACTagtaaatagatattaatcTTATCCAGATAGGGCGAGGGGCATCTGctatttattttttcctctaTCTCTAAAATCTCTTTGCTTcagaaaaaaccaaaaatactttatttcaGACAGAAATAGGAAATCTCAATGTCTTCCCGGGTCTAAAACCGCATGATTGTTTATAATTGTgattcctaattttttttttaaaaaagtaactAGTTTCAATCTAGGGAAATTTGAATGGATGACCTTAAATATgtccttatttaatttttttgactggcgtataaaattaaatacaccggtgacacttttttttaaatgaaatgctTCCGTTGCGAAAAGTCTataatcgcgagacgcaatcgACAATCGTGAGACGCAACCGATAATCACGAGAcgcaatttttttattatttattttttttttaaaaaaaaactgcGTCTCGCGAATGTCAGTTGCGAGACGCAATTATAGACTTTTCGCAAGTCATTGTCAACTTTTCACCTGACATCCGGTTGCGTCTTGCAACAGggacaatttcgtcaaaaaaaatataaaggtgTCACCCGCGCATTTAATTATATGTGCGggtcaaaatatcaaataaggcaatttcgtcaaatttttcCCTGAATCTATTATATCaactaaattttgtttaattacaAATGTTCTTATATCCTATTCTATTCTAGTATGTTCTCTTTAATTCGGTTATATTGCCGGCAAAagtatatctaatatttatcatattccATACCAATGCAAAATATTCGCTATCTGCATAAAGCCAAATCTTGGCCTGACTCTTCTAGAATATTAATCTATTTACATTATAAAGAGATTGAATGATGGAGTATAGAATTAATTAAGAACTTCAACTCATCATCCATATCCATCCATCCATCAATCATCAATGGCTACTATTAGCTTCCCAAATGATTCCAAGCTTGGTGAGCAGGATGTAGTGTTTTTAATGGTGCCATTTCCAGCCCAAAGCCACTTAAACCAGATCCTTCGTCTTTCTCACCTCATCCGCTCCCGTGGCTTCCCCGTTCACTACGCTGCCTCCGCCATCCACTGCCGCCAGGCCAAACTCCGGCACGAGCACGACACTCTCCTCCTGAATACTTCCGGAATCATATTCCACGAATTGCCCACGCCCCCTTTTAACTCTCCCCCTCCTGAACCATACTCCTCTGTCAAATTCCCCCAACATCTTTGGCCTTCTTTTGAAGCCTCCTTGAATCTGCGCGAACCTGTGGGTGCGTTGCTACGGGAACTTTCCTCTTCGGTGGATACAACTAGAACTAGAACTAGAAGACTCGTGGTCATCCACGACAACCTAATGAGTTACGTGGTTCAGGATGTTGCCTCTGTTCCGAATGCAGAGTCCTATTCTTTCAATTGTGGCTCCAGATTTTGCAACTTCTGTTTAACGTGCCAGTTCTCCGGAAAACCTTTCCCGGTGGTTGAGGTGGATCCCGAGGAAATCCCGACTCTAGACAATTGCTTCATTCCAgtagttttcaattttttttccattcAGAATCAGTTTGATCATCTCAGTCATGGAAAATTATTCAGCACATGTCGACCAATCGAGGGCCCTTACCTCGACCTTCTAGCCCAAACAACAGATGCAGACGCCGTTGACAAGACGACCAAGCAATGGGCCATTGCCCCGTTGTTCCCAGTTACAGCAaacgaggacgacaaaactcaCCCAACCTTGGAATGGCTAGATAAACACCCACCCAAATCGGTGATATACGTATCCTTTGGATCAACAACAACCATGAGCCGTGAACAGATCAATGAGCTGGCTCTAGGATTGGAAGAAAGTAAACAGAGGTTCCTATGGGTGTTGAGAGATGCGGATAGAGGAGACATTTTCGACGCTGAATCCACAATCCTTCCGCTGCCGGAAGGGTTCGAGGAGAGGGTGGAAGGGGTGGGAAAGGTGACGAGAGATTGGGCACCTCAGCTCGGGATTCTCCGGCACCCATCGGTTGGGGGATTTATGAGCCACTGCGGATGGAACTCATGCCTAGAGAGCCTAACCATGGGCGTGCCATTGGCTACATGGCCAATGCACTCCGACCAGCCGCATAACGCCTTACTCATGACCCACATACTCAAAGTGGGAGTTCAGGTCATAGGTTGGGGAGAACGCGATGAACTAGTGACCTCATCCGCCATTAAGAAAAGCATTGAAAGGTTGATGGCATCGAGTGAAGGACATGCAGTTAGAACAAGAGCGGAAGAGCTGGGCAAAATGATCAAGCAGTCCGTAGACGACGGTCACCGGGAGTTGAATGCTTTCCTAACTTACGCAACtagatgaattaattaattaatactatttttaaataagagaaATCATTTGGAGAGAAAATtatgtcaatttaaaaatataataaaatttttctttttctctttttaccgtttatcattttttttttttttttttttatttatttttttattttgtttttttgctaATAACATCTTATTTTCTTCTCATTCTCTCTTTTTATCGCACctctaaaactatttttttcccttcaattttagatataaatgtcatcttaaaaaaagaatgtatttaatatttttctctacaatttattattattaaaaaataataaattaatatctttaaaaaaaaattattattaaattattataaataagtacaaaataagttatttttcaaACACATCTACCGAATGAGAGATAAATGGATAACTAATAGAAAAATAACTTcaagaaacaaaatataaaatgttgttaattaatttggatGTCCTTTGAGAGATCAACGAGTTCTTGTACTGTCTTTACTGATTTTTCCTACGAGATTTCCttttcaacaataataatattaatagagGCAAATTCTTAAACTAGTAACATATTCAACTTAAACCACAAATTACTAAGATTGATACAACTCAAATCAAcaactattaatatttaatctatATAAAAACCACTAATAGAGAATAGATGTGTTAGTTGAATGTTGttgattgatatttttgtagttaattgatatttttgtagTTAATTAATCCTTATTACGCAGTTAATTGAGCTTCAATATCTAAAATATTCCAAAAGATgaacaaatatttaaagaaaGAGACTTTTAATGAGAGAAAagagattgaaataatattttccattgagtaaaataattattaatatattaataattttattttttttattattaatatattactttttattaacttattatatatttaattaaattaataaatgagagaaataattaattgaattaaaaaaaattattgagagagataaataatttatcgattatattaagttgtttgtttgattttataaaagtagatgttatgatatattttttggacaattaatttttttaagtttatttcatttaattagatggtgcaatttattaatataaaatattattattatttattttaatttgactcatttttatattgaatttttttttaattttttaaataaataaaagagaataaattaaataggaCGAATGAGGACATGGTTTATAGTAcactaaaaaatttatttgattggtTGAATAATGTTTATcctttgttaattaattatgatgagacattaaaaataagagaaatgatacaTATCTCTGCTCTGAAATCGCGACTCGCATAGCGAAGGGACCTCGCCCTTATACAAAAGGGACCTTACAGTTATACAAAAGGGACTTTGCCGACTTAGGGTCCCCCTTGTATAACAATCAGGTCCGTTTTGTATAACAGTCAGGTCCGTTTTATATAACAGTGAATTCTCTTTCGCTGTGCTAGTCGCGTTTTCAGAATAGAGATATgcatcatttatttaaaaataataaatatatatatatattaactatagATATTAGTagagtaataatattttaccttttatttcttcttttagaATATTAATCTTATTCGATTAAATAACACTTTTGAATGATCCttacaataataatcaaatatttcattttttaataaatcatataatttaaatatttatatattttttgaaggAATTAAATGAGAACTAACACTATACCCCACTGTTTATCATctacttaaactcaaaacgttttAAGATTAAATCGAACTcgtaatgaattaaaaaaaaatatgatggaCAAACTATGATGATGTACCACACTATAGTTATAATGTACTAtggtaatatataatttaaaatacgatttttcaataaatttaacattaattgaCATTTGAACTAATTTTAAgactaataataaatttacaaaGATAACTAATTAGTTTGTAATgtacaaattaatattacacattatcaaataaaataatttacaccTTGATGtgtaaatttaacattaattgaCATTTTATTTGTTAGACGAATTAAATCATACAGTCTTATGAATAATATGTGAAGTTAATAATCACAAACCACATCCATTATATTACAGATCCATGTCATTTCTTCATGGCTAGCTAGTTGGATCGATTATTAATTGTAAGCTAAACTCTAGAACTTTTACTATATATCATTccttttattatgtattaattcTTATCTCTCAGCTTTTACTTATATACCTCTTTTTTCATATCAGTTTTGGGTGAAAAAGTTTCTTCATTGTTGGTTTGATGTGCTAATTAAGCTGAAATGAGTTTAGAACAAAAAGCTTAATTTAAGCTCAATATggcaaaaataataataatagaaacaaGAACAACAAATGACTGGTTCGGTTTAAAACCACATTTTCCGACACTTATACTTGTTGCTGCATTTACCGACGCTAATCTTGTATCTCAAAATGTTAGCGTCGTGAAATATATCAACGCAAACAATAAATCCGGTAAGGTACATTTATGCGCCAGTTGGTTTTCGGCCACCTTAGCGACGTTCATTATTACTCTCCTTAGTGATATTCAAAAATAACCAACAGAATCTCATATCAAGAAttgaataaatttgtttttttaaatattattttttattaaaaagaatgcAAAATGCATATTTAAACGtaaaaatttagtaaattaaaaaaaaaaaataaacaagattaaataaaaagaaggtTTTCACTTCTCAATATGGAACTAAGTAGAATAGGCGTGAGAAGGGAGAAAGATGCATTCGTGGACAGAGAGTGATAGGGTGAGAGAGACCTATAACTATGGAAGGCGAAGAAAGAAtaggaataatttattttataaatattaaacaaatatatgtttaGGAGATTATTACGATGGTATACTTagatttgttaataataaatgagaatCATTTCTAGAAAAAAATGACCGTTTTTATAAAGAAAAGTAAACAAAtctatgtttgattattattgctTGGACTaatgtatattattaatttggaaacttttttattttataagtaatggtccaaaaatttgaatttgaaatcgGTGATGGTGGTGATGCGATGAATAATTGAAGGTAGTTATTATCTTGCCGGCAGAAATATCTTAGCTGGTACAAATATGgacaaaataatattcttgaaaTAATCGTGCAACCATAAATCCAAATCCAAAGCCAAAGGAGATTGAGTAAGGAAACAACTTCAACTCAATAatatccatccatccatccatccatggCTAATAATATTACTAGCTTCCCAAATGAATCAAAGCTTCGTGAGCAGGATGTAGTGTTCTTAATGGTTCCTTTTCCAGCCCAAAGCCATTTAAACCAGCTCCTCCGTCTTTCTCACCTCATCCGCTCTCGGGGCTTCCCCGTTCACTACGCCGCCTCCGCCATCCACTGCCGCCAGGTCAAGCTCCGGCACGACACTCTCCTCCTCAATACTTCCGGAATCATATTCCACGAATTGCTCACACCCCCTTTTAACTCTCCCCCTCCCGAACCATACTCCTCTGTTAAATTCCCCCAACATCTTTGGCCCTCCTTTGAAGCCTCTTTGAAGTTGCGAGAACCTGTAGCCACCTTGCTACGGGAACTTTCCTCCTCGGGGGATACAACTATAACTACAACTAGAACTAGAAGACTCGTGGTTATCCACGACAACCTAATGAATTACGTGGTCCAGGATGCTGCCTCTGTTCCGAATGCAGAGTCCTATTCTTTCAATTGTAGCTCCACCTTTTGCACCTTCTGTATAACGTGCCAGTTCTCCGGGAAACCTTTCCCCGTGGTCGAGGTGGAGCCCGAGGCCATCCCGACTCTAGACAATTGCTTCACCCCAGACCTTGCCAACTTTTTCTCCATTCAGACTCAATTTGATCATCTCAAACATGGCAATCTATTCAGCACATGTCGAGCAATCGAGGGCCCTTACCTCGACCTTCTAGCCCAAACAACACATGCCGACGCAGCCGTTGacaacaacaagaagaagaagcaatggGCGATTGCGCCTTTGTTCCCAGTCACAGCAATCGACGACAAAGCTCACCCAACCTTGGAATGGCTGGATAAACAACCACCAAGATCTGTGATATACGTATCATTTGGATCATTAACAACCATGAGCCAAGAACAGGTCAATGAGCTGGCTCTAGGGTTGGAAGAAAGTAAACAGAGGTTCTTATGGGTGTTGAGAGATGCCGACAGAGGAGACATATTCAACGGTGAATCCACAATCCTTCAGCTGCCGGAAGGGTTCGAGGAGCGGGTGAAAGGGGTGGGAAAGGTGACCAGAGATTGGGCTCCTCAGCTCGAGATACTCCGGCACCTGTCGGTTGGGGGATTTATGAGCCACTGCGGCTGGAACTCATGCCTAGAGAGCCTAACCATGGGCGTGCCATTGGCTACATGGCCAATGCACTCCGACCAGCCGCATAACGCCTTACTCATGACCCACGTACTCAAAGTCGGAGTTCCGGTCATAGGTTGGGGAGAACGCGATCAACTAGTGACCGCATCCGTCATTAAGAAAAGCATTGAAAATTTGATGGCATCGAGTGAAGGACATGAGGTTAGAACAAGAGCGGAAGAACTGGGAAAAGCTATCAAGCATTCGGTAGAGGACGACCATCTCTGGGAATTGAATTCTTTCCTAAGTTACGCAACTAGATGAATCATGGAGTAATAAGATCATCATCGCCCATTGCGAAATCTTTAATAAAGTCTATAATTATTAATGGTTATATGTAGTCATCTTTTAATTAGCCATCGTGTTTAAGGATAAAAATGGGTAACCGCTACCCTGCCCGCGAGAGTGGGAGTGAAGTATCCATTTTGAATCTgctttaatgtttttttttttgttttttttaatagaggTGAATTATCTTTAAGATAAAGTTCAACTCATAACATTTACTATCTTAAACCGACTCCTACCAATAAACTACCTTGgtgggttttttttaaaaaaaggttcagatatattaaaaatggaaataaaaaaCCGTTTAAGCAAATGAAAAAAGATGacatgaaaataacaaataattgaaagtatcatcataataatagtattatgaatgatacggatcggacgactacgatcattaaaAATCAACGACTTCTCTCCAACCAGATAGTTCACCAAAGAATAATtggatggtaacccaaatatgtaagCTTACCATATCAGCCGCATCAATCTAAATTTTCCAGCAACTACCTAAAGACTCggacatcacccaatgaatcctagtaatactccacaaaaggctccaaatactagtcacctATCAACAATGCAAAGAAAGTGAGTTGCCGATTCAACCTTTttgacacatacgacaacgactaaccataatacaacattttttcatgcatatATCATCTGTTAAAATTCCACCATAAATAACGCTCCATCCAAAAAACGAAATCTTGAatgaaatctttgactcccaataaaaattatatgaatcatCTTAGCaaacaacttgtagcaatgccCCATATGGAAACTATCCATATCTTGTCAATGCATAATGTCTTGTTCAGACGGTGACATTTGTTTGCGTCCTACctaaaataaaactctattatgggacgaagtctccataatgtttaatcttcttttatatctaattcggctagcgaAACTACTAAACCGAAAATTaaacatgtccttaactgtGGCATTTCTACATTTAGTAATGGAAACAAACTCAAGATACgtcgtagctagacttttgacattACACCAAATGTCGTCCCAAAATTTAATCGAAGAACCTTCCCCCACAATGAATATAGACGGTTCACGAAAACTTTTCATATGATAAATTCTCCTCCAAATGTTACACCCCgctagataattaaatattttggtgAATCAACCAGACCAATCATTACCATATTTACATCTTATTATCGATGCCCAAAAACTATTCGACTCCATTGTAAATCTACTgcaccattttgatagaagaactttattaaaataaataagatctcgaatatctagacctccttgatctttaaaacatttaactttatccCAATTAACTAGATGACAAAATGATGAGTTAGAAGATCCccataaaaatttacacattattctctccatTTTCACCGCCACATTATTGGAGAGAATGAATaacgacatcatatatgtggcatagatgacaacacactcttaaCAAGGATTAGTCGGCcccttttgagattattttacttttccatcTATACAATTTACATTTCATTTTACCTTGGTGggttttaaataacaaatattaaaaatatatagaagttgaaaattttaataactttGTTGTTGTTACATATTTGGAGTTAAAAAAACTAAAGAGAGGTAGAagaaaattaaagtaatgtTTAATATAAGACAAAAAATTAATagcaaattaaattaagaaaatattttgttattaaagaaattgaagaattaAAATGAAGTTGGCGTGGAAGGTGGATatgtgtaaaataaataatatatttattgtaaaattgTAATGCAatgatatataatttgaaaaatcattttaaactttaacaaatatatatatatatatatatattaatatttcaggGATCGAGTTTCGAGTTTGTGTTTCGCACACTTCTCATTTTTTACTCCGAATCCGCGGGTCAGATAATCCTTTTCACTCTCCATCCCAAACTCGGACCCAATTTAAAATACTCGAATTCAACCATTTGGTAACCACAAATACCAGGTATACAGATATTATTACCATTTCTAACCGTGTTTCAATCTcctgagtttttttttttttttttaatttataaaattagtataatcACAATTTTTAATGCAATATTACATTGTGTTTATTACGTTCCCTCCATTAAGTAAATTTGTTATGTGTTAGTTTGTAGTTTTTTTCAAACCTTAAAGAGTAGATCACACCGTTTAACTTCTCAAAGGTCTTTCAATagccaaaaaaaattaacattgaatttttatttttagtttagagAGTTATCATGATTACTCTTATCTTATCAGGACACTTATTTCAACTTAAACATTGTAATATGAATCCAACAAGTTTGTCTCttctaatttatttacaaacatTCAATCAATccatttatcaataaaatacatttaattttatatttagaaaatatatattagaataatttaaacaattaaaatttaaataacttatttttcaattgaactaattttatttttaaatatacaacaAAGTCCcaagtaataaatatatataataataaaatatttttttaaaaaagtactCTTCAGTTATTGTGTGGTTAGTCTGGTTTGTCATTTTCAATTGTACTAATATGATTGGTCTTTTTGGTGCCGATTTGATCAACGCCAAAAGGATAATGTCAACTTATATTTACAATACTGCCAtcaatattgtattttaatgttTGTACTACATCATTGTATCTTAGTATATTTGGAAGTTCCATATTAATTTGTcgctttttttatttatttatccatttatgtataaaatattaaagactattatataagattaattaattggatgcttataaaaaataaattaataaattgaatgaaatttttaaaaaaataaaaattggatcataataaatatagaccattttaaaaaagaagGTAACATGTATTTTGTTTCATATAcatcatatttattttgagatatctcattgtatataatttattttgatcaaatctattatatatttattttatatgattttactACTTTATCACTAAGACATGACAAGGTCCAACATTTTTTTACAACTAAACAAAATGTAtgcttatattttattacaattactttttaattaaaaaaaattattacaaaatttattttgatttctttttaaatttaaacaaccttcatctttctcttt from Impatiens glandulifera chromosome 9, dImpGla2.1, whole genome shotgun sequence includes the following:
- the LOC124914857 gene encoding zeatin O-glucosyltransferase-like, producing the protein MANNITSFPNESKLREQDVVFLMVPFPAQSHLNQLLRLSHLIRSRGFPVHYAASAIHCRQVKLRHDTLLLNTSGIIFHELLTPPFNSPPPEPYSSVKFPQHLWPSFEASLKLREPVATLLRELSSSGDTTITTTRTRRLVVIHDNLMNYVVQDAASVPNAESYSFNCSSTFCTFCITCQFSGKPFPVVEVEPEAIPTLDNCFTPDLANFFSIQTQFDHLKHGNLFSTCRAIEGPYLDLLAQTTHADAAVDNNKKKKQWAIAPLFPVTAIDDKAHPTLEWLDKQPPRSVIYVSFGSLTTMSQEQVNELALGLEESKQRFLWVLRDADRGDIFNGESTILQLPEGFEERVKGVGKVTRDWAPQLEILRHLSVGGFMSHCGWNSCLESLTMGVPLATWPMHSDQPHNALLMTHVLKVGVPVIGWGERDQLVTASVIKKSIENLMASSEGHEVRTRAEELGKAIKHSVEDDHLWELNSFLSYATR
- the LOC124916233 gene encoding zeatin O-xylosyltransferase-like produces the protein MATISFPNDSKLGEQDVVFLMVPFPAQSHLNQILRLSHLIRSRGFPVHYAASAIHCRQAKLRHEHDTLLLNTSGIIFHELPTPPFNSPPPEPYSSVKFPQHLWPSFEASLNLREPVGALLRELSSSVDTTRTRTRRLVVIHDNLMSYVVQDVASVPNAESYSFNCGSRFCNFCLTCQFSGKPFPVVEVDPEEIPTLDNCFIPVVFNFFSIQNQFDHLSHGKLFSTCRPIEGPYLDLLAQTTDADAVDKTTKQWAIAPLFPVTANEDDKTHPTLEWLDKHPPKSVIYVSFGSTTTMSREQINELALGLEESKQRFLWVLRDADRGDIFDAESTILPLPEGFEERVEGVGKVTRDWAPQLGILRHPSVGGFMSHCGWNSCLESLTMGVPLATWPMHSDQPHNALLMTHILKVGVQVIGWGERDELVTSSAIKKSIERLMASSEGHAVRTRAEELGKMIKQSVDDGHRELNAFLTYATR